CATAGATGTAGATTTTGGATCGAGAGCAGAGGTAGGTTCGTCTAACAGTAATACTTCTGGATTCATAGCAAGTGTTCGAGCAATACAAAGACGTTGTTGTTGTCCTCCAGAAAGAAAAGATCCTTTGTCATGGAGTTTATCTTTGACCTCATCCCATAAAGCTGCTTTTTGAAGAGATTCTTCTACTAATTGATTTGCTTCAGATTTACCTAATTTAGCACCATTAAGAGTATATCCTGCAATAACATTTTGATAAATACTCATTGTAGGAAATGGATTCGGATGCTGAAAAACCATACCAACACGCCGTCGTAATGAAATAGAATCCATTTCAAAAATATTTTCTTGATTTAAATAAACACTACCTTTATAAGTACAATTATCAATAAGCTCGTTCATTCTATTGAATGTTCTTAATAAAGTTGATTTTCCACAACCAGAAGGTCCCATAATAGCAAGAATACGATGTTCTGGTATATGCATATTAATAGATTGTAAAACTTGAGTTTTACCATAAAAAATGCTGAGATCTTTAACATCAATAATACCAGGCTTTTGGATGCGTTGGGAAGATGTTAAAGAATTAATGAATTTTTTATTACCAATTTTCATAAAATAATCCTTTTGTTTTACTATTTACTTAGAATATGTTATTAAAATTTTATTTTTATTTTATCAATAAAAGGTTTTATAATTAAATTTAATATTAAAACAATAATAGCTAAAGCAAGAGATGCTCCCCAAGCATTAGCTATAAGATTTGCGTTAGGCGATGTAGAATTTTTATAAATTTGCATAGCAATAGTTTCCATAGGTCCAAAAATATTAGTTGAAAAATAAGGATTACCAAATGCTGTGAATAACAAAGGGGCTGTTTCACCTAATACTCTTGAAATACCGAGTACAACTCCTGATGAAATTCCACCTGCAGCAGCAGGTAGAATAATTTTTAAAAGAACTCTACTATAAGGCACACCTAAGGCTAAAGCAGATTCTTTAAGGGCTACTGGGATTAATAATAATGTTTCATAGGAACTTTTAATAATAATAGGAAGCATCATAATCATTAATGCAAAACTTCCTGATATTGCACTATATGCTTTGAAAGTCATAACAATCCAAATATTTGCAATAATTCCAAAAATAATCGAAGGAATTCCTTGTAAAGAATCTACACAAATAAGAGTCAGTTTACTAAGTAGAGAGTTTTTATTTTCAGAAATGTATATGGCAACTAATATACCAAAAGGTATTGCGATTATTGAGGCAAGTCCTACAATTATAATCATTCCTATAAAAGAATTTCTTATACCACCGATAGCAGAACTAATAGTTGATCTAGAAAGTTCAAAAAATTCAGTATCAGCCATAGGTGCTGGAGAATCTGTAATAAAAAATAAAGGACTAATATAAGTAAATCCTTGTGCAACAATAAAAAATATAATTAAGAAAAGTGGTATTAAAGCACAAGATGATAAAAAATAAATAAATAGTTTAAATAATAGTGCTTGTTGATGAACTTTTTTTGGTGATATCATAATCATAACCTTTATTGATTCTTGTTTTGGTTTGTATATCTAATGATAATTTTACCTAATAAAGAAAATAGTAACGTAATAATAATTAAAATAAGACCAGCTTGAATAAGAGAACTTTGCTTTAACCCACTAGATTCACCATATTCATTAGCAATTAAACTAGCAATTGTTTGTGTTGGATCGAAAATACTAGTTGGAATTTGATTTCTATTACCAATAACCATAGTTACAGCTAGAGTTTCTCCTAAAGCTCTTCCTAATGTAAGAAGAATTCCAGCTATAATTCCAGAACGAGCATGAGGTAAGATTATTTTTGTAATAACTTTATATTTACTTGCACCTAATCCTAATCCAGCTTGTTTTAATTTTGTAGGAACAAGAGAAAAAGCTTCTCTCGAAAGAGATGCAGCATAAGGCATTATCATAATAGATAAAACAAGAGATGCTGTAAATAAATTAGCCCCAAATCTAGGTACTAAAAAGAATAATCCCCATAATCCATAAATAATAGATGGAATACCTGCTAATAAATCAATTAATATGGAGAATAATTTTAAAAAAGGTGAATTTAGAGAGGTATATTCTGTGAGTAATAATGCTATTGCTATAGCTACAGGAAATGCAATAAATAGAGCTATGAGAGAACTTAGTACTGTTCCAATAATAAATGGTAAAATAGTAAAGTTACGATAATTTTCATCTGAAATAAGAGTTTTAATTTTTTGTGTGGTTATATCGATAATTTGAGAAGATAAAATTTGTTTTTTTTTAATAACAATATTACCACTCCATTCAATATTTTGATTTAATTTATTATTATTTCTATCTATAAGATTAGAAGAAATAGTTATTTTATAGATACCATCATTAATTAAATCAGGAGTTTTTACAATTAAAGTCATGTTAGTATTAATATAAGAAAAATTTAAAAGTTGATCATTATATTGTAAAGTAATAAGATCTGTGAAATTTTGATCTTTTAAAGGCACAGAAAAACTAAGAATTAAAGAATTATCTTGATTAAGATGAACTTTTGATAATTCTAGGAATTTAGTATTCCATGTAGATTTAGTTAAAAAAGAAAATCCAAATTTCTTTATAGATTCAGAACTATTCCATACTAAAGATGAAATAAGTGCAACAACAAAAAAGACAAAACATAAAGCACTTAAATAAGTGATATTATTTGTGATTGTATCACTTAAAGAATTTTTTATCATAATTTACTCTAATTAAATATCATTATTGATATTTGTATACATTTACAATGTTTCTACGACGGAAATCCCATCATAGGTAATTTGATTAATTATATTTTGTCCTAATTCTAATACATAAGTAGGAATAGGGGAAAAATATAAAGCAGCATGTTTTTGTTGAACTTCAGGTCTGTACATCCATTGTAATAGTTTTACGAGTTCTTGCGCTTGTAAAAGAGTACGATTGTTATAATTTTGTTCTTTTCGTACTAATAAATAAGAAAAAGTAGTCATAGGTGCAGAATTCATACCATTTGCATCGGTTAATGATACTCTAGTATCTATAGGAATAGATACATTAGTAGCTGCTTCTGAAGCATTTTCAATATCGCCAAGTACAAAATTTCCAGCTTTATTTTTGATTTTAGCTACAGGGAAATTATTTTGTTTTGCATATACAAGATCAACATAAGCAATAGCACCTTCATTTTCTTTTGTGAATCCCATTACTGATGAATTTCCTTTCTGACCAATACCAGCAATCCAATTGATTGTTTTACCTGTACCAAAAGTATTAGCCCAATTTTGACTAGCCTTAGCCATAAACTCAGACATAATAGAAGTTGTTCCACTACTATCAGATCTATATACAGGAGTTATACTGGTATTTGGTAATTGAGCTTCAGGGTTTAATTTTTGAATAGTAGGGTGATTCCAAGTTGTGATTTCTCCAGAATAAATTTGATAAATAGTTTCTGCATCTAAAGAAAGAGGATTAGATTCATTAAATCCAGGAAGATGATATGTGAAATTGACTGCAGCCAGTACAGCTGGAATATGTAAAAGAGTATTGGTGTACTTAGTTATTTCTTCATCAGATAGAAAAGCATCAGTTGCTCCAAAATCAACAATTCCAGAAACAATATTTTGTATTCCAGCTCCGGAACCTACAGCTTGATAAATTACAGGAATATTTTTTTCTTTTGTATATTGAGCGAAAAGTTGATTGTAAATAGGTGCGGGAAATGTTGCTCCTGTACCTTGGAGTGTAATTTTATTATTTGATCCACATGAGCTTAAAAATAAGCTTAAAAATAAAAAATATGAAAATTTTTTCATAGTAGTCCTTCCTATTTGTATTTGTTGACTTATTTCTTTAATATTGTTTCTGCGATTAATGGTTCTTTATTATAAGTAAGTTCTGTTAATTTTTTCTTAGCTGCATTACGAAATTTAGGTGTCAATGTTGCGAAGAAAATAGGTTCTAATTCTTTTTGTGCACTTGGAGATAGTAACCAATTAATGAAATTAACTGTTACTTGAGCTTGTTCTTTTGTTCTATTATTATAATTTTGTTCTTTTTTTACAATAATATATACAAATCCTGTAGCAACAGCAGCTTCTTTTCCTTTATGAGGGTAAGTTAAGTCTACTCTATTATCATTATTTGTTTCTGCAACTTTCATAGATTCTAAAGTTCTAAAATTACATCCTCGTCCATAGGTTCCTAGATAATTGTTAATTCGTATTAAAGGTATGTTGTTTTGAGTCCCATATATCATCGTTGTATAAGTTAATGCTCCTGGAGTTTGAGAAAGAAGTTGCATCATCTCTAATGATGTTAAACGCTCCAATGTATTACCAATCATTTTAAATTTATTAATATTGCCTTGTTTCCAAGTTGGAGTTGCTTTTGTTAAAAATTTTGTAAATAGTGCTGTATCAGCAGAATTGGTAGAACGCTGGATAAAAGTAATAGAAAGATCTGGAAACACACGAGTTTTATCTGTGGAAAATTTTGTGTTTAGAGCAATAATCTTAGGATCATTCCATTTGATTATTTCTTTGTTTAGTATTTGAACTAATAATTCTGGAGTTAAATACACAGGATCATCAAATATAGAAAATCCTTTTCCAGGAATATTATAAGCAAAATTAATACTCGCAGCAGCGATAGGTATATGTAAAATATCTGGATTTTCTTTTACTTGTTGATCTGTTAATGAAGCTATACTGAGTGCAAAATCTACTTCTTGATTGATTATAGCATCAATACCTGTATAAGAATTTTCAGTAGTATAGGAGATATTAATATTAGATTCTTTTGTGAATTTTTTAAATAACAATGAAGATAGAGGTAAGCTAAAGCTAGATCCTATGCCTGTTATAGTTGCTTTGTAGATTTTAACAGGTCTCTGAGGAGTACTACAATTAGTTATAATAATACATAATATTACAACTAAATAACTATTTAAATATTTTTCAAACATAATAACTCCGTGTTTTTAGATATACAGATAAAAAATATGCATAGATATTTCCTATTATAACGATTGTAGATAGTTTTGTCAAATGTTTTTTATATTGATTTAATACTAGATTTT
This genomic stretch from Spirochaetota bacterium harbors:
- the pstB gene encoding phosphate ABC transporter ATP-binding protein; amino-acid sequence: MKIGNKKFINSLTSSQRIQKPGIIDVKDLSIFYGKTQVLQSINMHIPEHRILAIMGPSGCGKSTLLRTFNRMNELIDNCTYKGSVYLNQENIFEMDSISLRRRVGMVFQHPNPFPTMSIYQNVIAGYTLNGAKLGKSEANQLVEESLQKAALWDEVKDKLHDKGSFLSGGQQQRLCIARTLAMNPEVLLLDEPTSALDPKSTSMIESLLISLKKSVTIILVTHNIAQAGRVSDYAAFMYLGELIEYDTTKKMFTVPKDKKTEEYLTGKFG
- the pstA gene encoding phosphate ABC transporter permease PstA; this encodes MISPKKVHQQALLFKLFIYFLSSCALIPLFLIIFFIVAQGFTYISPLFFITDSPAPMADTEFFELSRSTISSAIGGIRNSFIGMIIIVGLASIIAIPFGILVAIYISENKNSLLSKLTLICVDSLQGIPSIIFGIIANIWIVMTFKAYSAISGSFALMIMMLPIIIKSSYETLLLIPVALKESALALGVPYSRVLLKIILPAAAGGISSGVVLGISRVLGETAPLLFTAFGNPYFSTNIFGPMETIAMQIYKNSTSPNANLIANAWGASLALAIIVLILNLIIKPFIDKIKIKF
- the pstC gene encoding phosphate ABC transporter permease subunit PstC — protein: MIKNSLSDTITNNITYLSALCFVFFVVALISSLVWNSSESIKKFGFSFLTKSTWNTKFLELSKVHLNQDNSLILSFSVPLKDQNFTDLITLQYNDQLLNFSYINTNMTLIVKTPDLINDGIYKITISSNLIDRNNNKLNQNIEWSGNIVIKKKQILSSQIIDITTQKIKTLISDENYRNFTILPFIIGTVLSSLIALFIAFPVAIAIALLLTEYTSLNSPFLKLFSILIDLLAGIPSIIYGLWGLFFLVPRFGANLFTASLVLSIMIMPYAASLSREAFSLVPTKLKQAGLGLGASKYKVITKIILPHARSGIIAGILLTLGRALGETLAVTMVIGNRNQIPTSIFDPTQTIASLIANEYGESSGLKQSSLIQAGLILIIITLLFSLLGKIIIRYTNQNKNQ
- the pstS gene encoding phosphate ABC transporter substrate-binding protein PstS — its product is MKKFSYFLFLSLFLSSCGSNNKITLQGTGATFPAPIYNQLFAQYTKEKNIPVIYQAVGSGAGIQNIVSGIVDFGATDAFLSDEEITKYTNTLLHIPAVLAAVNFTYHLPGFNESNPLSLDAETIYQIYSGEITTWNHPTIQKLNPEAQLPNTSITPVYRSDSSGTTSIMSEFMAKASQNWANTFGTGKTINWIAGIGQKGNSSVMGFTKENEGAIAYVDLVYAKQNNFPVAKIKNKAGNFVLGDIENASEAATNVSIPIDTRVSLTDANGMNSAPMTTFSYLLVRKEQNYNNRTLLQAQELVKLLQWMYRPEVQQKHAALYFSPIPTYVLELGQNIINQITYDGISVVETL
- a CDS encoding substrate-binding domain-containing protein; translated protein: MFEKYLNSYLVVILCIIITNCSTPQRPVKIYKATITGIGSSFSLPLSSLLFKKFTKESNINISYTTENSYTGIDAIINQEVDFALSIASLTDQQVKENPDILHIPIAAASINFAYNIPGKGFSIFDDPVYLTPELLVQILNKEIIKWNDPKIIALNTKFSTDKTRVFPDLSITFIQRSTNSADTALFTKFLTKATPTWKQGNINKFKMIGNTLERLTSLEMMQLLSQTPGALTYTTMIYGTQNNIPLIRINNYLGTYGRGCNFRTLESMKVAETNNDNRVDLTYPHKGKEAAVATGFVYIIVKKEQNYNNRTKEQAQVTVNFINWLLSPSAQKELEPIFFATLTPKFRNAAKKKLTELTYNKEPLIAETILKK